taacccaagccgaaggcagaagcttaactgactgagccacccaggcctccctaaaggagatttttaagtatctctgcacccagtgtgggactggaacttatgaccctgaaatcaagagtttcatgctcttctgactgagccagccaagtgccacTCTATTCCTAGTTTCTTGAGCATGTGTATTACAaaaaggtgttgaattttgtcaaatgtgtttCTGCTTcagtggtttttttccccttcattttgttaatgtggtttaTTACAATGATTGATTTCTGTAtcttgaaccatccttgcatcccatgaataaatcccacttggtgatGGCGTGTAATACTTGGAATATGTTGCTGATTTTGGTTTGCGAGTATTTTGTGGAAGAGTTCTGCATCAATGATGATAAGGGATGTTGGTCTGTAGTCTTCtggtagtgtctttgtctggatTTGGTGCCAggctaatgctggcctcatagagtaAGTTAGGAAGTTTTCTCTCCTCTTTACTTTTCTGGAAatgttagttctttaaatgtttagtagaattcaccaaaGAAGCTAGGAACCAAAGAAGGTTCCAGGGCTTTTCTTTGACAGGAGATCTTAAAATTACTGATTTGATCTCCTTACTTGTTCTacgtctattcaggttttctatttctttgtgatctagtcttggtaggttttgtttttttagaaaatttctcACTTCATCTAGTTACCCAATTTGTTGGAGTACAACGGCTCTATAGTGCTCCCAtaatccttttcatttctgtagaACTCATAGTAGTGTcccactttcatttttattttagtaatttggatcttttctttttcctcagtccAACTTAGCTATGGGTTTGTCATTTTGCTGATCTTTTCGAAAAACCAACTTTATCTTCTCTGTTGTTTTTccctattttgtttatctttgctCTAACGTGGTTTTTCGTCAATCTTCTTTCAATTCCTCAGACTCAGTAATTTACATTGTCCTATCTTCTGGTACAatattctttcctctgcctgctcaaATCTGCCTTTGAATCCCTCTGGGGAATTTCTCATTTCAATTGTACTTTTCAGCTCCAAAATTGTGTTATGTGTGTGGTTTCTTCTTAGATTATCTATCTAGCCATTTCTTCATATATCTGTTTCATTCATGCATCATTTTCTTGACTTCCCCACAGCTTCCTTTACTTTTCTGAGTATCTTTAAGGCAGCTGTTTTAAGGTCTGTCTAGTTTATCTGCCACCAGGTCTTTTTCAGGGGCTTGTTTCAGTTTCTGTTGAttcactcttttcttttgaatgggCCATGTTTTCCTGTATCTCTTTGTGCCTTGTGATTTCTTTGCGGACATCTGGACATTGGACTCTAATAATGTGGTAACTCTGGAAGTCAGATACCTCCTCCCTCTACCCACTTCCCAGgactttctgggttttttaatttttgcattttgaTTGTTGTCGTCGGTCTCTTGGCTACAGATGAGCCAGAGGTGTAAACTTAGGCTCTTTTCTGAGCCTTTCCGTGGGCATGTGTggtcattttctaattttcctcatACGTGCAGTTGTTTTTGAATGTCCTAATTTTTAATGTCTGGCTCCCAAAAGGGGGAATATTTGAATGGGGGGGGTATCAGTCCCTTAAATCCACTGGAAATCACTtcagccagaggcagggcttgcAGCCGTGGGAGAGGTCCAACAACAGATGCCTACCCCTTTGCCTGTACCTCTGTGATCAGAAACAGCAATCAGAGATCAGAGCTCAAAACTCAAATCCCAGATATTTGGAGAACAGCGTCCTTTTTGCCCATGTTGACTCCCACAGGCTGTGTGTAAGTTGCTCCAGGAACATGTTCATCACTGCCAGCTCCATGGCTGTGGCTGGGGGATAGGTAGGTGGATTGACCCAAACCACAATTTACCATCTGAATCTTCCTCTGGAACTGGAGCCTTGGTAGACTCCGGACTTGTACAAGAGTTCCACCAGATTCTGCCAGTGTTAATTGTTGTCGAGGTCAGGAGACAGAGTGCTGGTGCCTACTCACTGCCATCTTCCCAGGATCCTCCCTAAGGACTTCATCTCACAAAGCTCAGTACATTGTGGTCTCAGCATTATCCTAAGTATTTCCTAATTCCTTGTATGGTGCCTTCATTGATCAGTGACTTATTCTgaagtgtgttttaaaatttccaaatatatagatttttttccttcaagtttttatttttttatggtccTTTAATTATGTTGCAGACACACCCATCTGTATGATAGTGCTCCTTTGGTatttacatttgtaaatattccatgtgcttgagaaaaacaaatattcttcAAATGTTGGgtaaagatttataaatatatctattaaataaaaaagaaagagaaaatctgattATATCTGTAATAATCAAAGGGGCTGAACTAGTAGCCAGCTCAAAAGGATGGTACTAGAAGTGAGAAGCAGAAAAACCAAAGGAATTATGTTCTTTGTTTGGCATTAAGGAGACTTGACAagtcctttgggttttgttttttgtctttaacAGAAACAAAGCTTTTCATAAGCAGTCCTTAAGAAACTGGGAGAAGAAAACTACAACATGCTTTTTGGTAGAAATGATTtgacataaaaatttatttattggatcatattttaaaaagcagggcAGAATCacattcattttcttcaaaataccACTGTAAACAGACTGATTTTCTGAGCCCCTACTTTGCTTTGGAAACTTCCAAAGGGCTGATCACTAGCAGCTCTAGCaaaacttttccttcccttccaggcTCTCCTCCTCTGAGGGGTGCTGGGGACAACTGATGCTAAGTACACAGCACATGGCTGAGCTTGCCAAATCCTTTCTACCTCCTTCCATAGGCAGTAGGGTGACTTGGCTCATTCCTTAATCTGAAGTCATTGATTAAGGAGACAGGTTTCAAACACAGAGAATGGAATGAAGTTTCTGGGGCAGATAATTTCCCAGGTTAGGAACAGAAGGATGAATTCAGAGCTTAACCGGTTAGTGcctcctgctgatcagggagagGTATGCCAGCAATGGATCTCAGATTCTCTGATCCACTGAGACATCAGTATAATGCATTCAGTTCCTTTGATTAAAATGTGTTGGAAAAGCCATCTCTGAGTAGAGAAGTAGTTTATTACAATGCTGGTGCTATAAGAGGAAAACCAAAGCAGCAAAGAGGAGGCAGTTCTGCCTGAACTCCCAACGATCAATGCACTCCTGTCATCTTTATAGTCCAGCCAAACTCAATTGGCAGAGTGAAGAGTGGCAGCTGAGGCAGGTAAATGAGCAGACCTTCTTCCGGATCTGTGGACCACTTCAGATCTTTCTGGATCCCCAGCATCGTTATCTGCAGAAAGCAAAAGGGAACGGAGAAGACATCAGCGCACTGAATACAGAATATGGCTTGAACGTGATGGGAGGCGGTCACACTGGGGCAGGGCAGATAATCTAGAAGGAGGGGTGCAATCCAGGGGAGAcctggggcaggaaggaagaagtaGAGAAGACCCAATTCCTTTAGGAAAGGTGCCTCTTGGAACAGACTGGCTGAGGCTCCTCACCTGTGTAGTCGAGGTAGTTACAGGGGATGCAAGGTTTAAGACTCCGTTTTCTGGCCAGTGCAGGAAAATGGCATAAACCGCTGTTTCTCTTGAGGTATAcctgggaaaaaagaaacatcaacGTCAGAAATACCTGGCTTGAGAGCCTGACACAAAGCCTCATGTAGCCCCCCTTCAACTGGCTACCGACCCCAACGCCTTGAGTCTGTCAGTGCCCTAGGAAGTGCGCTAACTCACTACTATGGAGCTCTGGGGGAAGAAGGCAGCCCGGTAAGACTCTTTCTGGGGACTGCTTACGTTTTCTTTAAACATCTTTAACGCTTACGCTAGTTACCACACACTGAAGCCATGTGCCTTtttattcaaatctttttttcAACTCCAAATCCAAGGGAAAATGGCAGAGGCTCCAATAAAATGTGCAGTGAAGAGGGATTTGTTCCGGGAGTTCGCCGTGCACAGACAAGAGGGTGAAAATCCCTAAACAGGAGTTCAGCCCAAACGGAAAGATGAACGTGTTTTCCCGGATGCCAAGAGCTTCGTCCGCTGGTATCACAGGCGCAGAGACCTTTCACCGAGCACTTTGCACACGCCTGGTGCTCTGCTCGGCGCTTCACGTAAATTACACTTCATAACCACCACAGGAAGCTAAGTATCATCACCCTATTTCAGACTGTAACACACAGGCCCAAGGTCAAATAACTAGATCCACAAAGCCAAGTTTGAATCACGACTTCTCCGTGAGTTGGGTCTGTGATCCCAGGCGAGGAAGAGCGCTGCTCTGGGTCCCCCTTCTCACTTGGAACATGGGGGTAATTAACAGTATCCATTCGTGCGACTGTTGAGGGGATTCAGTGAGTGGAAAGAATCTGGACTGGAGCCTTACACATTGGAGGTGCTGTGCAAGCGTCGGCTAGTACTATGTTGGGGAGGCAGGGTAACAAGGTCAAGTATATTCACAGATACTTGGTAGCTCCTCCTTTCAGCAGGTCACCAGACCTCTCACTAGTCAAAGATACCCTGGTGGCTTAAGGCATAAATTGGGGTACAAATTTACTAGCAAAAGCGCAGCTTTGGGGTTTCCTCCTGACAGCTTCTACCCTGGCTTGTAACACTGTGGACTGAGGAGGCGCCAGCCAGGGAGGGGCTGTCGTCCTGGTCCCATACGCGACAGAGGGCGAGCTCACCACACAGACGTCGTGTTCTTTTCCAGTTGTATCCTCCATGGTTTAGAGGAATAGATCGCCTCCCCATTGACGCTCAGCCACTTCCCCACAGCAAAAAGCCTTTCTTGGAAGATGGGAACAATCAGTCCATCTTTGGTTGCTCCAATGTTAAGAAGGTAGTTGCCTCCCAGGCTCACGGTCTGCACCAGTTCCTGGAGAGAGGAGAACAATGGAATCCTAGCATCGGGTGCCAAGTCCAGCAGGACACTTAGAGCCCACAAgtatgaagagaagaaaaagaatcggGGGCACATTCTCTCCTTTGGTGAAGAGCCTTTATCCTTCTGGAAAGTCTATTTTTTGTCATCATGAAAGCAGGACGGGCTTATATGAGAAAATTGAAAATCCTGCTACCAACTGCTACCGACTATTAATTCGAATTCCACGGACTGATCACCGGCCTACACTTCCACCGGCCTACACTTCCCCCAGTGCGGCACACAGTGGGATGGGCCAGGTGGCGGCTGCACAGAGTGTGATCAGGGAAGCTGAGAAGTAGGAGGAGAGAGTATGGGGATCAGAGGAGAGAGGTTGTGAGTGGGTGCCAGGGAGACTTGGGGAACATGGAAGAGAATGCAGAATTTGGAACACTGTATAAAATGGGCGACATAAATGTATatgctgtccctttgggaaaACATGCTGTAAAGGGATATATTCTTCAAGGCTTCTGGAGTGGTGTGATGTGTCtggtgtgtacatgcatgtgtgtgtgcacgtgcgtgtgtttACTGTGACCTTGAATAGGTATGCTTCAAATGGACCCAGAAAAATTacattcagaaaatttaaaaaagaacgtATTGGAGTACCACAAAGACACAACACCAACGACTTTTGATATTCCCTCTGGTCTTTTCCCTGTGCgatggaaatatattttatacagttGTGATAATTTGTAACTTACTTTTTCACTCAAACCCTATGCATTGACCTATACTgcattcataaaaattttaatggtTAAGAAAAATCCCCAGATCTACTTAAATATCCCTTTATGGCtgcaagaaattaaaacaacCCACATATCCAACTGCAAAAAATTCTGGGAAGAACATCTCTATATGTAAGACTTTCttctgtaattataattatttccttaggacaggtgttttttgtttttttttttcaatttaagatttatttatttgagggggatggatagagggagagagagagagaatcccaagtagattccatgctgagcgcggattctgatgtggggttcagtctcacaattccaagatcacgatctgagccgaaaccaagagttggatgtttaaccaactaagtcacccagatgccccaggacaGGTGTCTATGGTTATGTTCAATGACCCCAGAGGGTTCTATTGACGTGCACTTCCATCCAGAGTGCTCCCACCACCCTTAGTTAGAAGGGTAATTTGAGACAGTAGTTAACAAGTAACTCACAGGTGCTCTTACCGAAATGATTTCACATTCACTTGCAATGTCCCCCATCACCATGTTCCGACGAAAGCCCCAGGAGAGCTTGTCTATGGAGGTACACATTTCCCACTTGTGATCTGGCAAGCTCTCTGGCTTGAATTTATCTTGACAGTTGTAGTATCCTCCATGGTGACAGGAAGAGTTCTGACCCCACCGGTCATTTACCACTACCTGTTCCTAAAAGAAGAGAGTACTGGGTCATCTGGGGGTAAAACCACTTAATTTCCTTACATAATGCAGGTTGATAAGTTGTGTTTGGGAACATAAGGAATGGACTTGGTCTAGAACCGTTCTCAATTGAGGGCTATTGTGCTCGAGAGACTTTTGGCAAAGTCTAGAGACACTTTGGTTGCCACGGTGGGGTGCTACTGCCATCTAGTGGTAGAGGCGAGGCATGCTGTTAAATGTCTTAGGACGAACAAAACAGCCCCTTCACAGCAAATATCCAACCCCAAATGTCCATtgtgctgaggctgagaaaccaAGGTCAAGCCACATGTAATGTCAGAGCTGGAAGAGCCTCTTTGAAAGATCATCTGGTAAACTATTTCTTCTATTAAAGGAGAAATGGGGAGGACAAgacatgcccaaggtcataccCCTGGGCAGTTTCAGGAAGCTGCGTCTGTGAATCAGGTATGTGAACCTGACTGCTTTCTACTGCATGGCCCTGACTTTTTcaggaaacattttctttccttcaaatctTGGCTGAACTACGAGAAATCATAATGcagaatacctttttttttttttttttttttaagattttaaaaaacttgaGACAGAACATAAGCAgcgggagtggtaggcagagggagcagcggaCACcacgttgagcagggagccccatgcagggcttgatcctgggatcctgcgaTTGTGACCCAAGGCTAAGGCAGACAcgtagccaactgagccacccaggtgcctgcataATATCTTAAGGTTAATGATGAACACTTCTATGATTTTTGTACTGTATCCAAGGGGAATAAAACTGCTCTTGCCCTTAGAGATCCAGCAAAGACTGGCTGAGTAGACAGGTATGTGGACAATACAACATCACATCAGAGTTATTTATCTAACTTAAATGGGGAACACTGATCCCGGTGGATAGGTGTGACGTCACCTAATCTACCGTGGATGTAAGAGAAATGAAATTCCCTCTTAAGAGTTAAGCTGCATAACCAGCACAGATAGATGAGGGCATAAATAGTTGCATCTTATTCCCATCATTTAATTGTATAggttttgtatattaatttttggggatgtttttctcatttataatgtTTGCatgcttaatatttattttactttctctctctcggaCTTCTACGTACTGCTTCTATTCTATTACTTAAATTTAACAAGCTTTAAACCTCTATTGTCAAAATCAAGaattaaaggagagaaagaaagcttATACTAAGGAAGGCGGGGaaaagaattaaaggagaaaCCTTTAACATCCATGAAATCCCCTGGTCCCTACCACTTCCATGTTGCCACTAGGatttattattgttgctgttatCACTGTTATTACTCTGGATCTTGGcttcttactctttcttttctcataACAGGTTCATAAGAGAGAAGTCGTACAATCACGTGCCTTGACTGGGCTATCATTGTAGAGCCAAGAAAGAAACTCTGTAGAGTTCCAGTAAGTATCAGGACATTCCCACTCTCCATCAGACCAAATCAAGTCAGGTTGGTATCTGAAAGACAGGCGATTAGGACAACGTCTGTTATCTGAATCTATTCATAGTAAAGTGTCATGGATCTATTTTGTAACaaatacttttaagattttctctcattATGAAAGTGCCATATAATTACCATGGTCCAGACAATGCGGAAAAGTAAAGAGATAAAACAACAACCACAGCTCTGTTAATGTCACTCACAGAACCGCTGTTTAGTACACAGTATTTTGGAACATTTCCTCCTAATCTTTTTTCAGTGTCTTCTGAAAAAAACAGGGTTGTAATCAGCACATAAATAATTTGGTTCCCTTGCAGCAACTAATTCCAATGAAAAGAGTCCAGAACTCTTTTCTGTCCAGAACTACAGACTTAAGGTTTCTGCATTTAAGATgcattaacaagtcaggaaatgacagaggttggcgaggatgtggagaaaggggaaccctcctacactgttgatgggaatgcaagctggtgcaaccactctaaaaaacagcatggaggttcctcaaagagttaaaaatagagctaccctattgacccagcaatcgcactactgggtctttagcctaaagatataaatgtagggatctgaaggggcatgtgtacccaaatgtttatagcagcaatgtccacaacagccaaaatacagaaaataaagatgtggcacacacatgtgcgcacaggcacacacacacacaggactattactcagctatcaaaaagaatgaaatatttccatttgcaaagatgtggatggaactagagtgtattatgctaagtgaaataaatctgtcacagagagacaaataccagatgatttcactcatatgcagaatttaagaaacaaaacactaagaacataggagaagggaagcaaaaataaaatgagttcaaaacagagagagaggcaaactctaagagactcctaactctagggaacaaactgaggggggctagaggggagatgggtgggtggatggggtcactgggtgaggggcatgaaggagggcacatgatgggatgagcactgggtcttctatgcaactgatgaatcactaaactacCGTGAACCTAATAATACATTACTAagttcaatttaaatttaaaaaattatctgtctttcattaaaaaaaaatttttttttaagagcttgaACTATTCCGGGAAATGCACTGTTTTGGACAACTGCCCAAAGTTTCCACTACAAAGGATCTCTAGAGtccccctgagccacacagccacAGCTTCCACATATTCCACTCTGACCTCTACGtggcgtgtgtgagtgtgtgcgtgtgcacgcacgTGCATTCATACACACCCATAAGGTAAGCATGATTATTCCCATTAAGAGAGCGCGAACTGGAGGCTCAACAAGGCAATCTGTTTTAGGTGACAAAACTTCCAAGTAACAGGAGCTGGAACTCAAATGCACATCTGCTGATGCCTGGTCCTAGGCTGTCCTCTGTAATCAGGACGGCACACAGATTCTAAGGAAAAGACTGCCTGTCTAAGAGGCAAGTATAATGCAGACGGTCTGTGTTTTACTGCGAACGAGAAACTGTGCGAGGCCTTCTATACTCAGCACCTCCCTAGTTTTCACAGCACCACTGCGGTGTGtgtcatccccatttcacagataaagaaactgtgaTCTCGAAAGATTAGGGAGGGTattcaaggccacacagccagcaagaaaaagaagtggATTTCAGATCCAGTTCTGTCTGTCTCCAAGCCTCTGCTGGTCTCTTAGGACCTACTGTTTCCTTAGGGAAGTCATCTGGATGCAAGGaactttgtttggttttggtctaAAATGAGAGTCCAGGCAGAGGTGGCTGCCCCTAGAGCTTTAAAGATCCACCCTCCTGGGTGCGCCAGCCCCCAGATGCAAGAAGAGCAAACTAGAAATAAAGCATGGTGAAGACTAGTGATGAGTCCCATTGTGAAAGTGatcactttaagaaaaataatgataacagCATCCTTATTCTATAGCAGGCAAGATGACAAGTGTTTTTCACATGTCATTCTGAGCCCTGTATTGAAGGCATTTCCTTTAAGGCCGGTGAGTAACAAAAGCCAGGGTTCACATGCAAATCTGCCAGATCCCAAATCCAGTGCAAGGTCCTTGGGGGTCATGTTGCCTCTCTCCAAGGTCCTGACAAAGAAACCAGCAGGCAAGGAGGGACTGAAGTCTtgactttaaaacttaaaaacccCCATCCTCGGTCTGTTTCAATCTATAAAAGCAATATGACCACATTATGGGAGTTTTgaataggaggaagaaaaaacattttctgtCTTAATGCAAACCACTATTTTCATTTTGACGtcttatagatttttttccccacattccttccttctccccttctcccctaaCTTAACAGTATCCTATAGAAGTTCTCATTTCATTAATAAAAGTCATAaggacaaaaacttttttttttttttttacctgttaaCAAGGTCATATAGTTCTGGCATTGTTTTTGCACGGACAAAATACTGTGTTTTGAAGCCATTTTTCTTATCAAGTAGGTAGAGTGGGTGGAACCATTCTAAAAGTGAGTGGTAGAGTCCATAACGTATATTCcttaaatagaaaaacagaacagcaaatgtccatcaaacaaaaaaaaaataatgttgtttAAGAAAAATCAGTGGCAGCATTTTTACATCTCAGTGAAACTTACCAGTAAGGGCATGCAGGGGCAAGGGGGACCGCAAACCATTTCCTTAAATTACCTCTTATTGTTAACTTAAACAAAGTTACTGGGTTTTTGATCACACGCAggactattttttatatttaagtaccTTAGCACCGAATatcattttttggaaaaattttatttatttgagagagagagagagagcgggagagagcacaagcagtgggggaggaaaagtgggggaagcaggctccccgctgagcagagcgcctcattcaggactccatcccaggaccctgaaatcatgacctgagccaaaggcagacacttaaccgactgagccacccaggcgcccctcaaatgtcatttaaaccattttttatcTATGTCCGTTATCTCAGTAATGACACATGgtccttttaaaaaactgttttctcTGTCAACTGTAAGAATACATATTGTAGAGATACTAGGAAACTGAAAAAAGTATAGAAACTAAAACATCCCAAATCTTAATCACAACAATTTCTATGTAGCTGAAATTAATGAACATGggtttattgtttcatttatttaagatttgCTAACAGTTCTTAACATTAATATGTCAAGAATtctcaacaaaaatgaaaaagagtccAAGTGACCTATTTTCGTACACAATGAACTTGTTTTGAGTTATGAATGGTGAGTGTCACAGAAAGGCCTTACTGCAGTGGGAAGTAAGGATCATATTGCAACAGCACAGATAAGACAGAAAGAATAAGAGTTAGCTATTTCATCATATGACTCGGGGACTAAATAGATACAAAGAAGGTAAAAATCAAGGATGGT
This Neovison vison isolate M4711 chromosome 2, ASM_NN_V1, whole genome shotgun sequence DNA region includes the following protein-coding sequences:
- the FUCA1 gene encoding tissue alpha-L-fucosidase gives rise to the protein MKSRPVGPGPLLVLLVLLLRAASVRGVQRPRRYTPDWQSLDSRPLPDWFDKAKFGVFVHWGVFSVPAWGSEWFWWHWKGEGLPQYEQFMSDNYPPGFSYADFGPQFTARFFHPEAWTDLFQASGAKYVVLTTKHHEGFTNWPSPVSWNWNSKDVGPHRDLVGELGKALRKRNIRYGLYHSLLEWFHPLYLLDKKNGFKTQYFVRAKTMPELYDLVNRYQPDLIWSDGEWECPDTYWNSTEFLSWLYNDSPVKEQVVVNDRWGQNSSCHHGGYYNCQDKFKPESLPDHKWEMCTSIDKLSWGFRRNMVMGDIASECEIISELVQTVSLGGNYLLNIGATKDGLIVPIFQERLFAVGKWLSVNGEAIYSSKPWRIQLEKNTTSVWYTSRETAVYAIFLHWPENGVLNLASPVTTSTTQITMLGIQKDLKWSTDPEEGLLIYLPQLPLFTLPIEFGWTIKMTGVH